TCTCCAGGGTGGCATGGTGACATAGTGTTCACCACACAGTGAAAAAGGTCACTGGTTTTAACCCCATCATTCAGCTAATGAGCCTCTCAGCTGCTGTGTTGCCTTGTAAATCTTAAAGAGACAAgtttaataaacatgttttgagagtttgttttcctttgtagCCTCTAGTTTTATCTATTAGCAATTTTGAAGACTCCATTCAAACTTACTGTCGCTGATGTCGTATAAGTAAGTTGTCGAATAATTGCACGTCTTCAGACTCCCTGAAACACCTGCAGTGTGGTTTTTTAATGTCACACGATGTTCAGAACAAACTTCAGAAGACACCGTAGAACGGTGGTTTGCATCCTGGGGTTTGGGACTTCCATAAAGCGCTGTATGACACAGCTGAGGCATCGCAAGATGATTATCAAGACAAGCACTCGCTATgggtatataaaaaaaaaatctaaaaactaATGTTTGCCTTTATCTCTTCTTGCCTCAACCGAAATAAAGATTGTTAATAGGCCAGAACCATTAAATTTAATGATTACCTAGTCGTTTTAGAGCCccataatttaatttaatagtaTGGGACAtttggaaacaatgacacatttacCTGCATTCACTTCCTAATGGGCTCTTATCGATCACGACTCGGCCATGAGCTGTGAACGAAAAGCTCACTTAATACTTACTTTcagtttaattttctacaccccagcccgcccactccgctctgcatcgacaaaccggctcgctgccccctcactgagaggatcgcagaggcactcgcagaactcgagactattcactgtcctcgctcccaaatggtggaacgatctccccatcgacatccggacagctgaaagcctccacatcttccgacgccgactaaaaacacatttcttccgactctacctcgactaagacgacaaaaaaaacaaacaaaaaaaaacttgtacatcgcacttatgactagcacttcatagtttgttctacttgaagctcttacttacttctagctcttatatgtacccaaatgtttaaatgcacttttgtaagtcgctttggataaaagcgtctgctaaatgacatgtaatgtaatgtaatgtaattttccCTTTGCCGTTGGTCTAATGGCCGGAATCCTCGTTCATACTTTTCACCATCGTTTCTCATTTGTAATAGTTTCAGCCGCAGAGGAGAGAATCGGCAAACATTTTTCTGCAAATGTTGTTGCATGGATGTAGCCTAATGTGCAACGTATTGAAGTATTAATTGACTTGTgtactggtggtacatgtataCGTGTCTGAAcctgagaacaaaaacacacctgatgTGGGTACAGTAAAGCCCCACAAAGTGGTCAGTGTGCGCACGCTGACAATGGTGTGTGGCCCTGACCCCCGAGCCTAAGCGCTTTTATGTGAAAAGGTTTGGTGTGTCGTAAGCTCTAACGCTGACCAGCCTCTTCTGCAGCTTTGCTGAGCCATGGGGCTCCTGGCAGCACTGCTGACTCCAGCCATGGGAACATGTTTACCACTGGCATCAGGAGAGGGTCTGGTGTAGGGgctgtggggtgggggggtgtatatgtgcgtgtgtttgtgtgggtgggtgttggCGATCCACACAATAAACCTGCTGAATACTGTGCTATTAAGGTATCTTTACTGAGGACTTGAATCCACTTGCCAAACTGGCCAGGTAGACTcttgatcacacacacaggggcagaCTTGCCTTTTCTTGGCTACCTTTTCCTTTAATtactaaaacctgtttttcctgCTTCTAGTGTGGTATCCAATCAACTTCATCACACGAGCTGTTGCTGTATGGtcccttttctgccataaagtGGGTCTTTGTGGAATTTTTGCtagtgaaatgtgttgttttgaaatctcacacagaaatgtgatgctcagatgtatgtgtgtgtggaaacatgGGGGCATCTACGTGACAATATTTCTTCATCTGTTGTCACCAAGAATTACAAAGACTTGCCTGAATGAAAAAGGTGATTATTATATATCAATATAGCATTAGGTTATGTTTTAGTAAATCTCATCTGATGTAATTTTGAGTAATTATTGACTTTCTAACCACTGCAGTGTGATAAACCAGGTGTAAACTGTCCTAGTGACTCTGTTATTGTCAAGCTGGGACAAACAAAGCAATAAGAGCTGCCTTCCTtatctctccttcctcctggCTTTTAAAAGCACTCCTTTAGCCCCGGCTGATTGGCGGAGGAATGACATTATCTGTGGTCTGATAGGCTGTGGTGCAAAACCACTAACTGAagggctgttgttgttgcagcagGTCCTGCAGCGATCCATCTCATGCTGCGTGCTGATGctgatctctgtctctgtctctcgctctctcctttCCTCTACCGTCTTCAGCTCTTCTCCGAGGAGAGCTGGGGCTCAGTTTTGGGGGACTTGCTGCTGCTTGCTTGAGCTGActctgggttgttgttgttactgctttgtttaaatgcacagaTGAACACGCTGATTGCACAGAAAAGGGcctgtttttctgtcattgtAACAGCTACAACTGGCCATGTTATAGAATATATTCCTATTCAGGCAGGAGTTAAttgcaaaataattaaaagattaTTAATTGGCATCTATTtggataattgattaatcagatttttcagcttcttaaaatctTGCTGTGtgtaacaaagaagtcattagaactgaatcattttggtttgtggacaaaataaagaaattcgCAGATCAACAGctttaatattttctgacattttatggacccaaCAACTAATCAGTCAAGAAAATAGTTGACTGATGAATAAAGCAAAAAATcttttgttgcagccctaggaAAACTCAATATGTCCAAATTGAAAGACACTGCGGTCAAAAATACGTGACAAAACAGTTAAATGATAACACAACAGCACTTGTTTGTCGAGAGACTCCATCTAGTGTCTATTACTTTTGCAAAAATTACAGTTACGATGCAAAAATTGATCGCAATCGCATTATCTGTCAAAAATAACGGAAATATCCCTGCGTGATGATTTCTCTGTATCAGCCATGATTGATTAGGTTGTTGATCACGGTGATTGGTGTAGAAACTGTCACTCTTCGCTTGATTGCTGCTCATCATCCAGCATTGAGAGTTCAATGCACGGCAGTGAACTCAATCATGATCAATGGCAGCagggaaacaaaagaagaagtgatgatgtttttcttAGGTGATTGTTCTCTCTGCTCACGTTTAGGACccccctctctcctcacacTTGGCACCGCCCCCAAgtgctcgctcgctctctctctctctctctctctcacacacacacacacccctttgACGCCATTGGCTGGCGCAAAGCTGTTTTCGCCACGCGATTGGACGCAGTGTGCGTCACTCACACGAGCCTCGACTTATTTACCGAATGTAGGCAAGAGGCAGGTCGGTATTCtgctgtagggctgcaacagcTGACTACTGAGCACTTTACTCAGTGCCTCAAGgaacaaagagaggaggacagagccGAGCTGGAGACGCTTTTCAGACGAGAAAAAGCACCTTTAAAAGCAAGGGGCACGAGATGAGGCACGCGGTGGCACCGGCGCAAAACGTGGAAACTAATTCTTTTGCAGTGACAAGCTTATTAAAGATATGCTCGCATTGTGAACGGCGCAGCAAAAAggtaagagaaagaaaaatgcgactcttaaatgaagaaaaacatgcagtcatctttttttaaagctccagtttTCTCTTAGAGTGTGGATATATGTGTCACATCGACGGTGCGTTCAGGTGACGTTATTTTTTCCTCGCTTTGAACAAACAGGCTGCAGTGCAGTCTTTTGTCCAGACTTGTTTACCAGGCAGGAGAGTTAGTGGTCAttgagagaaaaggaaagaagctCTTAgtatttttcatacatttctcCACAGTTTTCGGTTGAAATGAAACAGTTCACGTTCAAATCGACGTTTTAAACTCGGTGTCATTTCTGAATAATCCACGAATTCGCtgtgctcattcattcatctgctaCATTGTTGCGCTGCGGGACAGTGTCCGCTAGGAGACATGTCCGTACAGGCAGCGGAAAGTTACAGGACACAAAAGAGGCCAAAGACAGTGTTTCtcctgtgttttactgtgtttgctCATGCCGTCAATTAAACTCTGCTTTTATGCATCAGTGTCCCGTGTTGCATCCACTGCGTGTTTTTGACACTTTgagaatcaaatcaaaatttTATTGCAGTTGTATTAATAAACCGATCCAAGATCTCCACATTTATTGGTGCCTGATAAACAAGACGACTCTGATTTCTCAGTCTGGTGAAGCAATTCAGTCACAGTAGAGGCACTacagtagaaatgtgaaataatgacCTTAACCAAACCTATTAAAATCATCCTGTCAAATATTtgatatgctttttttttatttgtcttgcaGGACTTGGGAGTAAGGATCCCAAGACCCTTAGGTAACGGACCAAGCAGATTTATCCCAGAAAAAGAGGTACAGTAATCCTGCTGAAAAGAAATCGCAAGGCTtgttgcaaaaaataaaaaagttttacactgtatttatttatcatcattattatttatttcagattctTCAAGTCAGTAAAGTGGACACCAGGACACAGTCAATATTTGAGGATGCATTTGCAGCCCTCGGTCGCCTGGACAACATTTCTCTGGTCATGGGCTTCCACCCACAGTACCTGGAGAGTTTCCTCCGGACACAGCACTACCTGCTGCAGATGGACGGACCCTTACCTTTGCACTACCGACACTACATCGGCATCATGGTATGTCCTCTGTGAATTCTCAAATGAACTgtgagttttgtttgtttgttgtctggtAGTTAAATATCTACTGTTTTACTCTCTCCCTGCGACCTGGCAGGCGGCAGCTAGACACCAGTGCTCCTATTTGGTCAACCTGCACGTGAACGACTTCCTCCAGGTGGGTGGAGATCTGAAGTGGCTGAACGGCCTGGATGAAGCACCGCAGAAGCTCCAGCAGCTCGGAGAGCTCAATAAAATCCTGGCCCACCGACCCTGGCTTCTCACTAAGGAACACATCGAGGTGAGTGAACGTGCCCAGTTGTGGAGGGAGGATGAAGACATGTCCCGTTTGCTaaaaggtgttttgttttttttcctccagcggtttctgaaggCAGAGGAGCACAGCTGGTCCCTCGCAGAGCTGATCCACGCAGTGGTCCTCCTCACACACTACCACTCCCTTGCTTCGTTCACATTCGGCTGCGGCATCATGCCTGAGATCCACTGCGACGGCGGACACACCTTCAGACCCCCCTCCCTTAgccagtactgtgtgtgtgatattgcTAACGGCAACAGTCACGCCACTCACCATGACAATCTGTTTGGTAACCAGGTGAGTGGTTAAAAACCTAATGAGTTAGAGAATACACAAGTTGGAGAATGTTGATATGTTGCCTGATGTTCTTACCTAAACATGCATGTTGATGTTGCTCCTTGCAGGAGGTGAATGGTGAGGTGGAGGTGCTGATGGAGCGCatgaagcagctgcaggagtGCCGTGATGACGAGGAGGCCAGCCAGGAGGAGATGGCGACTCGTTTTGAACGTGAGAAGACGGAGAGCATGCTGGTGgtcactgcagaggaggaggagtgcgTCCCCTCGAGAGACATCTCCCGGCACTTTGAGGACCCCAGCTACGGCTACAAGGACTTCTCCAGGAGGGGGGAGCATGTGCCCACGTTCAGAGTGCAGGTAGGAATTGCATTCCATTCAGTCTGACGACACAGTTGTaaacaccaacatttttttttctcgagTATTCACGTCATTAACTGCTTCACAGGATTACAGCTGGGAGGATCATGGCTTCTCTTTGGTCAACCGACTGTATCCTGATGTCGGTCAGATGCTGGACGAGAAGTTCCAGATGGCCTACAACCTGACCTACAacaccatggcaacacacaaGGATGTGGATACGAGTATGCTGCGTCGAGCCATCTGGAACTACATTCACTGCATGTTTGGCATCAGGTCAGTCACTGGTTACTCTGAAGGCTCAGGTAGTCTTTTGTCTACTTTGTGTGAGTCATTATGTCtgaaacagtgtttttctgtcctcctcAGGTATGACGACTATGATTATGGAGAGATAAACCAGCTCTTGGATCGCAGCTTTAAGATCTACATCAAGACCATGGTGTGTAGTCCTGAGAAGACCACCAAACGAATGTATGAGAGTTTTTGGAGGCAGTTCCAGCACTCTGAGAAGGTGAGATAAAATCTAAATCCTCTTTCCTGCTCTCTTAGTTGCAGctgttttaattttcttaaCTGTTGCACAGTATTAAtctcttctcatttttttttttttaatcccctgCAGGTCCACGTTAATCTGCTTCTTATGGAAGCGCGAATGCAAGCTGAACTT
The sequence above is drawn from the Solea senegalensis isolate Sse05_10M linkage group LG17, IFAPA_SoseM_1, whole genome shotgun sequence genome and encodes:
- the sesn1 gene encoding sestrin-1 isoform X1 translates to MEVQDQESLGRWDGLGSRDASSRTEAMENICQEVLRKAEAIGPIPTSPPSSLASGSPPNSDLNDILAHLLMLSRRCPFEDVKKSCIRLLQTVQDLGVRIPRPLGNGPSRFIPEKEILQVSKVDTRTQSIFEDAFAALGRLDNISLVMGFHPQYLESFLRTQHYLLQMDGPLPLHYRHYIGIMAAARHQCSYLVNLHVNDFLQVGGDLKWLNGLDEAPQKLQQLGELNKILAHRPWLLTKEHIERFLKAEEHSWSLAELIHAVVLLTHYHSLASFTFGCGIMPEIHCDGGHTFRPPSLSQYCVCDIANGNSHATHHDNLFGNQEVNGEVEVLMERMKQLQECRDDEEASQEEMATRFEREKTESMLVVTAEEEECVPSRDISRHFEDPSYGYKDFSRRGEHVPTFRVQDYSWEDHGFSLVNRLYPDVGQMLDEKFQMAYNLTYNTMATHKDVDTSMLRRAIWNYIHCMFGIRYDDYDYGEINQLLDRSFKIYIKTMVCSPEKTTKRMYESFWRQFQHSEKVHVNLLLMEARMQAELLYALRAITRYMT
- the sesn1 gene encoding sestrin-1 isoform X2, whose translation is MRHAVAPAQNVETNSFAVTSLLKICSHCERRSKKDLGVRIPRPLGNGPSRFIPEKEILQVSKVDTRTQSIFEDAFAALGRLDNISLVMGFHPQYLESFLRTQHYLLQMDGPLPLHYRHYIGIMAAARHQCSYLVNLHVNDFLQVGGDLKWLNGLDEAPQKLQQLGELNKILAHRPWLLTKEHIERFLKAEEHSWSLAELIHAVVLLTHYHSLASFTFGCGIMPEIHCDGGHTFRPPSLSQYCVCDIANGNSHATHHDNLFGNQEVNGEVEVLMERMKQLQECRDDEEASQEEMATRFEREKTESMLVVTAEEEECVPSRDISRHFEDPSYGYKDFSRRGEHVPTFRVQDYSWEDHGFSLVNRLYPDVGQMLDEKFQMAYNLTYNTMATHKDVDTSMLRRAIWNYIHCMFGIRYDDYDYGEINQLLDRSFKIYIKTMVCSPEKTTKRMYESFWRQFQHSEKVHVNLLLMEARMQAELLYALRAITRYMT